TCACGCCAATgaaaaagaaaaccaaaacaatGGGATTGTTGGGTATACATCTCAGTGATGACCCTCGTGATTACTCAATATCCCCATTGAATGGAAAGGTAGGCGAAATGAACTTAAATTCTCCTTGAAGTATAGTGATGCGAGATACGATTTCATGATATCCTTGTAATATTAAAATATACAACTTATTATAATACAAAATGAAAGGTTctatttttgttttcaaatacctattgtgtttttgttttATCTCATCACATAGGACTTGGTCCCAAGTAATCTTCTTTTATACTTCCTATGGCATAGATTTCATTAACATCAGTTCTAGTACCAACAATTTTCAATCTTACTTTTGATCCCTTTTCAATGTTTTCATCCTGACTTACATACGCTGGTGGGTTGGCAGAAGGATTGAATTGCATATCTGAAGGTATTAAGTGGGTGCTAACAAACACTGACAAAGGACCAACATCTGCAAAAAAACCCATTTTGTTGACGGTTGTGACAATTGCATCAACCACTTCTCCTTTAAACGGCTTCCAAACAACAGCTCTGTATTTGACTTCGAATTCAGCCATTCCAGACAGGGGTATGATTCTCCCCTTCCCGACGTCTATATTCATACAGTCCAAGACACATACAATATATCCAAATTGACCGGTACATGttccttcaacatcactAAGTAATTTATCTCTTAGATATTGGTCCATCTGTGGCCCAAAATAACTGGGATGTAAGGTTAAATTCAACGATAAGTCTT
The sequence above is drawn from the Yamadazyma tenuis chromosome 3, complete sequence genome and encodes:
- the RPB7 gene encoding DNA-directed RNA polymerase II subunit (EggNog:ENOG503P1SG; BUSCO:EOG09264RW6; COG:K): MFFLKDLSLNLTLHPSYFGPQMDQYLRDKLLSDVEGTCTGQFGYIVCVLDCMNIDVGKGRIIPSSGMAEFEVKYRAVVWKPFKGEVVDAIVTTVNKMGFFADVGPLSVFVSTHLIPSDMQFNPSANPPAYVSQDENIEKGSKVRLKIVGTRTDVNEIYAIGSIKEDYLGPSPM